The Actinomycetes bacterium genome includes a region encoding these proteins:
- a CDS encoding FAD-dependent oxidoreductase, whose protein sequence is MSAPGRLRCAVVGAGAWGLPAAAELARRGHDVVLLDRFGVANRWSSSAGPTRLWRLTHPDPVRVRLAGRSVEAMERLAARSGETVFLRRGLLWRDDDGLASVATALDGVGVGYTEVAGHDVARFFPGLRADGRDAVWQEDAGPVLAASSLAAQTRLFLGAGGRLESPRVVHAVEPHEDGVEIADETGVRRFDRVVLAAGPGAGRLLGGLGVDLPLRPHLEQVVHFGEPADPHASDDLPCLFDGPSGIEPGLYAMPTPGRGYKVGLDSPLRDWVEGDLDRTPDAGLVERTAARVRRDLTAVPPRPLDAQVCSWTDSPDGRFVIDVLADGVVLACGDSGEGFKFSALMGEVLADLAEGGSPDADVATFGLARFAGGIEPVDHVLGR, encoded by the coding sequence ATGAGCGCACCGGGCCGGCTGCGCTGCGCCGTCGTCGGCGCGGGGGCCTGGGGACTGCCGGCCGCCGCCGAGCTGGCGCGGCGGGGGCACGACGTCGTACTGCTCGACCGCTTCGGCGTCGCCAACCGGTGGTCGTCGTCTGCCGGGCCGACCCGGCTGTGGCGGCTGACCCATCCCGACCCCGTGCGGGTCCGACTCGCGGGGCGCTCGGTCGAAGCCATGGAGCGCCTGGCGGCACGCAGCGGGGAGACGGTTTTCCTGCGGCGGGGCCTGCTGTGGCGCGACGACGACGGGCTGGCGTCGGTCGCCACCGCCCTGGACGGCGTGGGGGTCGGCTACACCGAGGTCGCGGGGCACGACGTTGCGCGGTTCTTCCCGGGGCTGCGCGCCGACGGCAGGGACGCGGTGTGGCAGGAGGATGCCGGGCCGGTTCTCGCCGCCTCGTCCTTGGCGGCGCAGACCCGGCTGTTCCTCGGGGCGGGGGGCCGCCTGGAGAGCCCTCGGGTCGTGCACGCGGTCGAACCCCACGAGGACGGGGTCGAGATCGCTGACGAGACCGGCGTACGGCGCTTCGACCGGGTCGTCCTGGCAGCCGGCCCCGGAGCCGGCCGCCTCCTCGGCGGGCTGGGAGTGGACCTGCCGCTGCGCCCGCACCTGGAACAGGTCGTCCACTTCGGCGAGCCGGCTGATCCCCATGCGAGCGACGACCTGCCGTGCCTGTTCGACGGCCCGTCCGGGATCGAGCCGGGTCTTTATGCCATGCCCACACCCGGTCGCGGGTACAAGGTGGGGCTGGACTCGCCCCTGCGCGACTGGGTGGAGGGCGACCTGGACCGCACGCCCGACGCCGGGCTCGTCGAGCGCACCGCGGCGCGCGTACGTCGTGACCTGACCGCGGTGCCTCCGAGACCGCTCGACGCTCAGGTGTGCTCGTGGACCGACTCCCCCGACGGCCGCTTCGTCATCGACGTCCTGGCCGATGGCGTCGTCCTCGCGTGCGGCGACTCCGGAGAGGGCTTCAAGTTCTCGGCCCTCATGGGCGAGGTGCTCGCCGACCTCGCCGAGGGGGGATCCCCGGACGCCGATGTCGCGACCTTCGGCCTGGCCCGCTTCGCCGGCGGGATCGAGCCGGTCGACCACGTCCTGGGGCGCTGA
- a CDS encoding VOC family protein, with protein MPTDAELVDLEARRAALREKYLLPRAERDTPGRGIHHAALICSDPERTIEFYQGLLGFPLVELVENRDYKGSSHFFFDLGNQTLLGFFDFPGLGLQPGVESIGSVQHIAISVPRDRWEALRKRLDAAGIAYVGPDQGIQESMYFKDPDGIQIELLSDPLMFFGGRQLDE; from the coding sequence ATGCCGACCGATGCCGAGCTTGTCGACCTCGAGGCGCGGCGGGCGGCGCTGCGCGAGAAGTACCTGCTGCCGCGGGCGGAGCGCGACACCCCCGGGCGGGGCATCCATCACGCCGCGCTGATCTGCTCGGATCCCGAGCGGACCATCGAATTCTACCAGGGGCTGCTCGGCTTCCCCCTGGTCGAGCTGGTGGAGAACCGTGACTACAAGGGATCCAGTCACTTCTTCTTCGACCTCGGCAACCAGACGCTGCTCGGCTTCTTCGACTTCCCGGGTCTCGGCCTGCAGCCCGGCGTGGAGTCCATCGGGTCGGTCCAGCACATCGCGATCTCCGTCCCGCGAGATCGGTGGGAGGCCTTGCGAAAGCGCCTGGACGCAGCAGGCATCGCCTATGTCGGGCCCGACCAAGGCATCCAGGAGTCCATGTACTTCAAGGACCCCGACGGCATCCAGATCGAGCTGCTCAGCGACCCGTTGATGTTCTTCGGAGGCCGCCAGCTCGACGAGTAG
- a CDS encoding citryl-CoA lyase, whose protein sequence is MTEYRTSIGTADATSIQLLGHDLAGELMGRVGFAELSYWLVAQRRPTPGQLRVLEAVLVALADHGFTPSAVAARLTLTGAPESVQGAVAAGLLGGGSRFLGVTEDCGAFLAEALSGVGAQPSTPEGFDDLARTAVQGRRASGRYVPGLGHPLHKEQDPRTPVLFGIAEEEGCLGPHLALLAAVGRVHPEIIGRPLPINGAGACGAALCDIGLPVGVLRGFALLARTAGLLGHLAEEMRHPLGMEIYDDIDRAVRYVPPEDLDARSGRTG, encoded by the coding sequence ATGACCGAGTACCGCACGTCCATCGGGACGGCCGACGCCACGTCCATCCAGCTGCTCGGGCACGACCTCGCCGGGGAGCTCATGGGCAGGGTCGGGTTCGCCGAGTTGTCGTACTGGCTGGTGGCTCAGCGCCGACCGACGCCGGGCCAGCTGCGGGTCCTGGAGGCGGTGCTCGTCGCACTGGCCGACCATGGGTTCACGCCATCGGCCGTCGCGGCCCGGCTGACCCTGACCGGTGCTCCCGAGTCGGTTCAGGGGGCGGTTGCCGCCGGCCTCCTCGGCGGCGGGTCACGCTTCCTCGGAGTCACCGAGGACTGCGGTGCGTTCCTGGCCGAAGCATTGTCCGGCGTCGGCGCACAACCGAGCACTCCCGAGGGCTTCGACGACCTCGCCCGCACGGCGGTGCAGGGTCGCCGGGCGTCCGGACGGTACGTCCCAGGGCTCGGCCACCCCTTGCACAAGGAGCAGGATCCGCGTACTCCCGTGCTCTTCGGCATCGCCGAGGAGGAGGGATGTCTCGGACCGCACCTGGCCCTGCTCGCCGCGGTGGGCCGGGTGCACCCCGAGATCATCGGCCGCCCGCTGCCGATCAACGGTGCCGGGGCGTGCGGCGCGGCACTGTGCGACATCGGCCTGCCGGTCGGCGTGCTGCGCGGGTTCGCCTTGCTGGCCCGCACCGCCGGTCTCCTCGGCCATCTGGCCGAGGAGATGCGTCACCCCTTGGGCATGGAGATCTACGACGACATCGACCGGGCCGTCAGGTACGTCCCGCCGGAGGACTTGGACGCTAGATCCGGAAGAACAGGTTGA
- a CDS encoding enoyl-CoA hydratase/isomerase family protein — MARTDERVRLERHGAVAELVLCAGERGNAIDHAMALALGETVAEVQRLLASGGGPAAVLLRAEGPNFCVGGDLRDFTSHTQGVREHLESAADVVHGAILGLSTLPAPLVVATQGAVAGGGMGIALTGDVVVAARSARFRMAYTAVGLTPDLGTTWLLPRVVGRQRALDLTLTNRTLGAEEALSWGLVSRVVDDTDLDVSARGLAAELAGGATQALGAAKALLIQGADESDQAAQLAREARSIAAHAETPYAQQAMRAFLSR, encoded by the coding sequence GTGGCGAGGACCGACGAGCGGGTGCGTCTGGAACGGCACGGCGCCGTCGCGGAGCTGGTGCTGTGCGCGGGGGAGCGCGGCAACGCGATCGACCACGCGATGGCACTCGCTCTCGGCGAGACGGTCGCCGAGGTACAGCGTCTCCTGGCATCCGGAGGCGGCCCGGCGGCGGTGCTGCTGCGAGCCGAGGGGCCCAACTTCTGCGTCGGCGGGGACCTGCGCGACTTCACCTCCCACACCCAGGGCGTGCGCGAGCACCTGGAGAGTGCGGCGGACGTCGTGCACGGCGCGATCCTGGGGCTGTCCACCCTGCCCGCACCGCTGGTCGTGGCGACCCAGGGGGCGGTCGCGGGCGGTGGGATGGGCATCGCCTTGACCGGTGACGTCGTCGTCGCCGCTCGATCCGCACGCTTCCGGATGGCCTACACCGCGGTCGGACTCACCCCTGATCTCGGCACGACCTGGCTCCTCCCACGTGTCGTGGGCCGCCAGCGGGCCCTCGACCTGACCCTGACCAACCGGACCCTCGGCGCCGAGGAGGCCCTCTCGTGGGGGCTGGTCAGCCGGGTCGTGGACGACACCGACCTCGACGTGTCCGCACGCGGCCTGGCGGCCGAGCTGGCGGGCGGTGCCACCCAGGCGCTCGGCGCGGCGAAGGCACTGCTGATCCAGGGCGCGGACGAGAGCGACCAGGCCGCGCAGCTCGCGCGGGAGGCGCGTTCGATCGCTGCTCACGCGGAGACCCCCTACGCCCAGCAGGCCATGCGCGCGTTCCTCTCGCGCTGA
- a CDS encoding maleylpyruvate isomerase family mycothiol-dependent enzyme, translated as MSEWNAMTYEGKDTILRVVREEAEAMFAMADDPAAWERPTPCAGWTTRDIVGHIVDTTEGYFRAFDAARGTTEVPAPTYGLKVMADMANEGATRFRGVPQAELMERLRADFHKMQEILQPLGPDEWTGLIVTHPYMGPVPAFFYAAGQLMDYGVHSWDIRQGSGRAHGLGGDAADLLVPFMFEIWRATVRPEDVTEAFTLGIRVGGRNAGDFRISVDGNGLAYEPGEIESLPAYLEFDAGSLVLTAFGRGNFGTLRGDRDLAERWLNLFFRI; from the coding sequence ATGAGCGAGTGGAACGCGATGACCTACGAGGGCAAGGACACGATCCTGCGCGTCGTGCGTGAGGAGGCCGAGGCCATGTTCGCGATGGCCGACGACCCCGCCGCCTGGGAGAGGCCCACGCCCTGCGCCGGATGGACGACCCGCGACATCGTCGGGCACATCGTGGACACCACCGAGGGCTACTTCCGGGCCTTCGACGCGGCTCGCGGCACGACCGAGGTCCCCGCGCCGACGTACGGCCTCAAGGTCATGGCCGACATGGCCAACGAGGGCGCGACCCGGTTCAGGGGAGTGCCCCAGGCCGAGCTGATGGAGCGGCTGCGCGCCGACTTCCACAAGATGCAGGAGATCCTCCAGCCGTTGGGCCCGGATGAGTGGACCGGGCTGATCGTGACTCACCCGTACATGGGCCCCGTCCCCGCGTTCTTCTACGCCGCCGGGCAGCTGATGGACTACGGCGTCCACTCCTGGGACATCCGTCAGGGCAGCGGGCGCGCGCACGGGCTGGGCGGCGACGCCGCCGACCTGCTGGTGCCGTTCATGTTCGAGATCTGGCGGGCCACGGTCCGCCCCGAGGACGTCACCGAGGCGTTCACGCTGGGCATCCGCGTCGGTGGGCGCAACGCCGGCGACTTCCGGATCTCGGTGGACGGCAACGGGCTGGCGTACGAGCCCGGCGAGATCGAGAGCCTGCCGGCCTACCTGGAGTTCGACGCCGGGAGCCTCGTGCTCACGGCCTTCGGCCGCGGCAACTTCGGCACCCTCCGCGGCGACCGGGACCTCGCCGAGCGGTGGCTCAACCTGTTCTTCCGGATCTAG
- a CDS encoding AMP-binding protein: MPDTIPQLLLAAAERDPAGIWLRTDAGTASFATAAGQVAALAERLDEQGVRPRDLVLVTARTTPPYLLAWLALSSLGAVTVPVDPALRPAELQGFLEQVRPSFVLTDESLRAAAEEAGPGAAPVLDVDVLVEDWTRPVSGSPRNGVSPDDLVVLIPTSGTTGRSKLVMQTHRAYAWAGEGFPFWMELTGEDRLLTCLPLFHVNAPAYSVLGSLACGAGLVLLPRFSASGFLDAARRHGATEFNAIGAMLEILLRQPGRPDDADNPLRLCYTGPSPAKERQEEFEARFGLRVVCGYGMSESTYGLIWARGTRPFGTLGTPRQHPRLGVVNEARVLDEEGHEVAVGGTGELQLRNPTVTPGYWQMPEETARTLVDGWLRTGDLVTVNADGTYTFVARKKEVLRRRGQLLSPAEVEDAIASHPDVLEVAVVGVASELSEEEVKAYVVARPGRLLDLEALRTWVAERLSAFKVPRYWQQIEALPRTPTARVAKHRLPGGHPPEEYDAQRREQEGT; the protein is encoded by the coding sequence GTGCCTGACACGATCCCGCAGCTGTTGCTCGCGGCCGCCGAACGAGACCCCGCCGGGATCTGGCTGCGTACCGACGCCGGCACCGCGAGCTTCGCCACGGCTGCCGGCCAGGTGGCCGCCCTCGCGGAGCGGCTCGACGAACAGGGCGTGCGGCCCCGCGACCTCGTCCTCGTGACGGCGCGCACGACGCCGCCGTACCTGCTGGCCTGGCTGGCGCTGTCGTCACTGGGCGCGGTGACCGTTCCCGTCGACCCGGCGCTTCGACCGGCCGAGCTGCAAGGGTTCCTCGAGCAGGTACGTCCGTCGTTCGTGCTCACCGACGAGTCGCTGCGCGCCGCCGCCGAGGAGGCGGGCCCGGGGGCGGCGCCGGTGCTCGACGTGGACGTCCTCGTCGAGGACTGGACCCGCCCGGTGAGCGGGAGCCCGCGCAACGGCGTCTCCCCCGACGACCTGGTCGTCCTCATCCCGACGTCCGGCACCACGGGTCGCTCGAAGCTGGTCATGCAGACGCACCGGGCCTACGCGTGGGCCGGCGAGGGCTTCCCCTTCTGGATGGAGCTCACCGGCGAGGATCGCCTGCTGACGTGCCTGCCGCTGTTCCACGTCAACGCCCCCGCCTACTCGGTGCTGGGCTCCCTGGCGTGCGGTGCCGGGCTGGTTCTGCTCCCGCGGTTCTCGGCGAGCGGGTTCCTCGACGCCGCCCGCCGCCACGGCGCGACGGAGTTCAACGCGATCGGCGCGATGCTCGAGATCCTCCTGCGTCAGCCGGGGCGGCCCGACGACGCCGACAACCCGCTCCGGTTGTGCTACACCGGCCCCTCGCCGGCCAAGGAGCGCCAGGAGGAGTTCGAGGCGCGCTTCGGACTGCGCGTCGTGTGCGGCTACGGGATGTCCGAGTCGACGTACGGGCTGATCTGGGCCCGAGGCACGCGACCGTTCGGGACCCTCGGCACGCCCCGCCAGCACCCGCGCCTCGGCGTGGTCAACGAGGCCCGGGTGCTCGACGAGGAGGGCCATGAGGTGGCGGTCGGGGGGACGGGGGAGCTGCAGCTGCGCAACCCGACCGTCACCCCCGGGTACTGGCAGATGCCCGAGGAGACGGCCCGCACCCTCGTCGACGGCTGGCTTCGGACCGGGGACCTCGTCACGGTCAACGCCGACGGCACCTACACCTTCGTCGCCCGCAAGAAGGAGGTGCTGCGCCGTCGCGGGCAGCTTCTCTCGCCGGCGGAGGTGGAGGACGCCATCGCCTCCCATCCCGACGTGCTCGAGGTCGCCGTCGTCGGCGTGGCGTCGGAGCTCTCCGAGGAGGAGGTGAAGGCGTACGTCGTCGCCCGGCCCGGCCGCCTCCTGGACCTCGAGGCACTCCGTACCTGGGTCGCCGAACGGCTCTCGGCGTTCAAGGTCCCGCGGTACTGGCAGCAGATCGAGGCCCTGCCGCGGACCCCCACCGCGCGGGTCGCCAAGCACCGACTGCCGGGCGGGCACCCACCCGAGGAGTACGACGCGCAACGTCGTGAGCAGGAGGGCACATGA
- a CDS encoding DUF1269 domain-containing protein produces MSEQMGAMDQAGIVAAAITDGAYTLFVADFDDTDSAWKAYEDLKSIEDGRHVEIEGVVVVKRSESGEFEVQKATDHSTKRGLTWGIVGGAVLGVLFPPSIIGSAAVVGAAGAGIGKLRQLHHKSELEDELQNSIQPGHSGLVALVSDPGAVEIRKALEAANAIVESTVDSVVAKDIKAAAKEAETEESTSD; encoded by the coding sequence ATGTCTGAGCAGATGGGCGCCATGGACCAGGCGGGGATCGTCGCCGCCGCCATCACCGACGGGGCGTACACCCTGTTCGTCGCGGACTTCGACGACACCGACTCCGCCTGGAAGGCCTACGAGGACCTCAAGTCGATCGAGGACGGCCGCCACGTGGAGATCGAAGGGGTCGTCGTCGTCAAGCGGAGCGAGAGCGGGGAGTTCGAGGTACAGAAGGCCACCGACCACAGCACCAAGCGGGGCCTGACATGGGGCATCGTCGGCGGTGCCGTGCTCGGTGTGCTGTTCCCGCCGTCGATCATCGGCAGCGCGGCGGTGGTGGGCGCGGCGGGCGCGGGTATCGGCAAGCTGCGCCAGCTGCACCACAAGAGCGAGCTCGAAGATGAGCTGCAGAACTCCATCCAGCCGGGCCACTCCGGCCTCGTCGCGCTGGTGTCGGACCCCGGCGCGGTCGAGATCCGCAAGGCCCTCGAGGCCGCAAACGCGATCGTCGAGTCGACCGTCGACAGCGTGGTGGCCAAGGACATCAAGGCGGCGGCCAAGGAGGCCGAGACCGAGGAGTCCACGAGCGACTGA
- a CDS encoding CPBP family intramembrane glutamic endopeptidase: MTPGLATQRRSMVVVAVVVVLLLAGAQLLAHLGGPAATWLVAVASLLGMVVARRAGLTWAELGLARDRWRAGARYGLAAAGLVVAAVAVVAALPLTRAAFDDERYQFGFAHALLVALVLVPLRTVVPEELAFRGVLLAVFRRAYGTRIAVIVSSLLFGLWHVSSSLHLAQDNKAVGGPLGSGAAGQALGVVGAVLATTAVGFVFCWLRLRSDSLLAPIGLHWALNGAGVLAVSAVWSLTR, encoded by the coding sequence GTGACGCCGGGCCTCGCGACGCAGCGGCGCTCCATGGTGGTCGTCGCGGTCGTCGTGGTCCTGCTCCTGGCCGGAGCGCAGCTGCTCGCCCACCTCGGGGGACCCGCGGCGACGTGGCTGGTCGCCGTCGCCTCGCTGCTCGGCATGGTGGTCGCTCGGCGCGCAGGGTTGACGTGGGCGGAGCTCGGACTGGCCCGAGACCGTTGGCGTGCGGGAGCGCGGTACGGCCTCGCGGCCGCCGGCCTCGTCGTGGCCGCCGTGGCCGTGGTCGCCGCGCTCCCCCTCACGAGGGCCGCGTTCGACGACGAGCGCTACCAGTTCGGCTTCGCGCACGCACTCCTCGTCGCCCTCGTGCTCGTCCCGCTCCGCACGGTGGTCCCGGAGGAGCTGGCCTTCCGCGGTGTGCTGCTCGCCGTCTTCCGCCGGGCCTACGGCACCCGCATCGCCGTCATCGTGTCCTCACTGTTGTTCGGGCTCTGGCACGTGTCGTCCTCCCTGCACCTCGCGCAGGACAACAAGGCGGTAGGCGGCCCACTCGGTTCCGGGGCTGCCGGGCAGGCGCTGGGCGTGGTGGGCGCGGTGCTGGCGACGACCGCCGTCGGGTTCGTCTTCTGCTGGCTGCGCCTGCGAAGCGACAGCCTGCTGGCCCCGATCGGGCTGCACTGGGCCCTGAACGGCGCGGGCGTGCTCGCAGTGTCCGCGGTGTGGTCGCTGACCCGCTGA